The following are encoded together in the Vespa crabro chromosome 12, iyVesCrab1.2, whole genome shotgun sequence genome:
- the LOC124428355 gene encoding glutamate receptor ionotropic, delta-1-like — protein MFLIRLNILVFLFLPKNAKSQDFFNADKQTPFILDICKLSASKSVIFLHYESIKEMEMTTMIFKWRRALSREGIASTNLHFSQLHKSSYYVKQIVRPYYIAVISNNNAINAFSLATSTFDMSSAMWLVIFIYKEHGFDYCHNPPGNIFHLKFDSEMLVRCGTENILREWYSVDTNLIEINDVAIWNLEKGITKMVTNSLYDRRYNLQGLIMKAVTVKGSSFINVKKNSELGGIFSELLNQICITLNVSFDIVSEVEEFGRWNPNKQTWSGAIAELYSGRADISLSGFSITSARLNVVDFTLPISYTKNLLVMQEPEKFGIKWSSHFLTFTNSVWIAILGILIASSILFIFLKIHNGTDRKIGCLFIDNFLEICGILCQQGLADFPVRSSLRIAYFSLFLLVTVLSAAYSAGLISFLTSTTHILPFHSLESFVEDGTYQLAVVRGSAYYDKFAVSIIRT, from the exons ATGTTCCTTATTCGATTAAACATactcgtctttctttttcttccaaaaaATGCAAAATCGCAAGATTTTTTCAACGCCGACAAACAAACACCTTTCATTTTAGATATTTGCAAATTATCCGCATCGAAATCTGTAATTTTCTTACACTATGAATCTATAAAAG aGATGGAAATGACAACGATGATTTTCAAATGGAGACGTGCACTTTCTCGTGAAGGGATTGCGAGCACGAATTTGCATTTTTCACAATTGCACAAATCATCGTACTACGTAAAACAAATTGTACGACCGTATTACATAGCAGTGATCTCTAATAACAACGCGATTAATGCGTTCTCTTTAGCAACAAGTACCTTTGACATGTCTTCAGCTATGTGGCTAGTAATATTCATTTACAAGGAACATGGTTTCGATTATTGTCACAATCCACCAGGTAATATATTTCATCTAAAATTCGACTCAGAAATGTTAGTCCGTTGTGGTacggaaaatattttacggGAATGGTATTCGGTCGATACGAATCTAATCGAGATCAATGACGTAGCTATATGGAACTTAGAGAAAGGAATCACTAAAATGGTTACAAATTCTCTTTACGACAGAAGATATAATTTACAGGGTTTGATCATGAAAGCTGTTACAGTTaag ggTTCATCTTTcattaacgtaaaaaaaaatagcgaaTTAGGTGGTATTTTCAGTGAgctattaaatcaaatttgtaTTACTCTCAACGTTAGTTTCGACATTGTCTCGGAAGTAGAAGAATTCGGAAGATGGAATCCAAATAAACAGACTTGGTCTGGAGCAATTGCAGAATTATATTCTGGACGTGccgatatttctctttcaggTTTTTCTATTACCAGTGCCAGATTGAATGTTGTTGACTTCACTCTTCCTATTTCATACACCAAAAACCTTCTTGTTATGCAAGAACCAGAAAAATTCGGGATTAAATGGTCATCTCACTTTTTA actTTCACTAATTCTGTTTGGATTGCTATCCTTGGAATATTAATAGCTTCatcaatcttatttatttttctcaaaataCATAATGGTACTGATCGTAAAATAGGATGTTTATTCATCGATAATTTTCTAGAGATTTGTGGCATATTGTGCCAACAGGGACTAGCAG ATTTTCCTGTTAGATCTTCGCTAAGAATAGCAtacttctctttatttcttttggttACCGTCTTATCGGCCGCTTATTCAGCAGGTTTGATAAGCTTCTTAACGTCCACTACCCACATTTTACCTTTTCATTCATTAGAGAGCTTCGTTGAAGATGGTACTTACCAACTTGCCGTCGTTCGTGGTTCGgcttattatgataaatttgCAGTAAGTATAATACGTACGTGA
- the LOC124428329 gene encoding probable glutamate receptor isoform X2 has translation MFLIRLNILVFLFLPKNAKSQDFFNADKQTPFILDICKLSASKSVIFLHYESIKEMEMTTMIFKWRRALSREGIASTNLHFSQLHKSSYYVKQIVRPYYIAVISNNNAINAFSLATSTFDMSSAMWLVIFIYKEHGFDYCHNPPGNIFHLKFDSEMLVRCGTENILREWYSVDTNLIEINDVAIWNLEKGITKMVTNSLYDRRYNLQGLIMKAVTVKGSSFINVKKNSELGGIFSELLNQICITLNVSFDIVSEVEEFGRWNPNKQTWSGAIAELYSGRADISLSGFSITSARLNVVDFTLPITYTKNLLVIQEPEKFGIKWSSHFLTFTNSVWIAILGILIASSILFIFLKIHNGTDRKIGCLFIDNFLEICGILCQQGLADFPVRSSLRIAYFSLFLLVTVLSAAYSAALISFLTSTTHILPFHSLESFVEDGTYQLAVVRGSAYYDKFANSRDPLAKKLMKLMLEDKKLPLTEQEAYKRICKNQKLAIYSIQHNTPVNLEIPCNVVRIDTGHVNSIAMILSKHNPFTNVINFQLQKFFGNGIMSRLKNLPFEKKSNDMIKHQPVPVTSVISLLIFILIGIVLSTCILIIEKFIFTHKRKKISMTNFTFLDFFNDIFQYYIK, from the exons ATGTTCCTTATTCGATTAAACATactcgtctttctttttcttccaaaaaATGCAAAATCGCAAGATTTTTTCAACGCCGACAAACAAACACCTTTCATTTTAGATATTTGCAAATTATCCGCATCGAAATCTGTAATTTTCTTACACTATGAATCTATAAAAG aGATGGAAATGACAACGATGATTTTCAAATGGAGACGTGCACTTTCTCGTGAAGGGATTGCGAGCACGAATTTGCATTTTTCACAATTGCACAAATCATCGTACTACGTAAAACAAATTGTACGACCGTATTACATAGCAGTGATCTCTAATAACAACGCGATTAATGCGTTCTCTTTAGCAACAAGTACCTTTGACATGTCTTCAGCTATGTGGCTAGTAATATTCATTTACAAGGAACATGGTTTCGATTATTGTCACAATCCACCAGGTAATATATTTCATCTAAAATTCGACTCAGAAATGTTAGTCCGTTGTGGTacggaaaatattttacggGAATGGTATTCGGTCGATACGAATCTAATCGAGATCAATGACGTAGCTATATGGAACTTAGAGAAAGGAATCACTAAAATGGTTACAAATTCTCTTTACGACAGAAGATATAATTTACAGGGTTTGATCATGAAAGCTGTTACAGTTaag ggTTCATCTTTcattaacgtaaaaaaaaatagcgaaTTAGGTGGTATTTTCAGTGAgctattaaatcaaatttgtaTTACTCTCAACGTTAGTTTCGACATTGTCTCGGAGGTAGAAGAGTTCGGAAGATGGAATCCAAATAAACAGACTTGGTCTGGAGCAATTGCAGAATTATATTCTGGACGTGccgatatttctctttcaggTTTTTCTATTACCAGTGCCAGATTGAATGTTGTTGACTTCACTCTTCCTATTACATACACCAAAAACCTTCTTGTTATTCAAGAACCAGAAAAATTCGGGATTAAATGGTCATCTCACTTTTTA aCTTTCACTAATTCTGTTTGGATTGCTATTCTTGGAATATTAATAGCTTCatcaatcttatttatttttctcaaaataCATAATGGTACTGATCGTAAAATAGGATGTTTATTCATCGATAATTTTCTGGAGATTTGTGGCATATTGTGCCAACAGGGACTAGCAG ATTTTCCTGTTAGATCTTCGCTAAGAATAGCAtacttctctttatttcttttggttACCGTCTTATCGGCCGCTTATTCAGCAGCTTTGATAAGTTTCTTAACGTCCACTACCCACATTTTACCTTTTCATTCATTAGAGAGCTTCGTTGAAGATGGTACTTACCAACTTGCCGTCGTTCGTGGTTCGGCTTATTATGATAAGTTTGCA aatTCGAGAGATCCACTCGCAAAGAAATTGATGAAGTTGATgttagaagataaaaaattgcCCCTTACTGAACAAGAAGCATATAAGAGA ATTTGTAAAAATCAGAAGCTAGCAATCTACTCAATTCAACACAATACGCCAGTAAATCTGGAAATTCCATGCAATGTAGTTCGTATTGATACAGGACATGTAAATAGTATTGCTATGATTTTATCTAAGCACAATCCATTCACTAACGTCATCAATTTTCA GTTGCAGAAATTTTTCGGCAATGGCATTATGagtcgtttgaaaaatttaccatttgaaaagaaatccaATGATATGATAAAGCATCAACCGGTTCCCGTAACCAGCGTAATATCACTTCTTATCTTTATCCTAATTGGAATCGTTTTGAGTACTTGTATTCTGATTAtagaaaagtttatttttactcataaaaggaaaaaaatatcgatg ACTAACTTCACTTTTCTGGATTTCTTTAACGACATATTCCAATACTACATTAAATAA
- the LOC124428329 gene encoding probable glutamate receptor isoform X1, translated as MFLIRLNILVFLFLPKNAKSQDFFNADKQTPFILDICKLSASKSVIFLHYESIKEMEMTTMIFKWRRALSREGIASTNLHFSQLHKSSYYVKQIVRPYYIAVISNNNAINAFSLATSTFDMSSAMWLVIFIYKEHGFDYCHNPPGNIFHLKFDSEMLVRCGTENILREWYSVDTNLIEINDVAIWNLEKGITKMVTNSLYDRRYNLQGLIMKAVTVKGSSFINVKKNSELGGIFSELLNQICITLNVSFDIVSEVEEFGRWNPNKQTWSGAIAELYSGRADISLSGFSITSARLNVVDFTLPITYTKNLLVIQEPEKFGIKWSSHFLTFTNSVWIAILGILIASSILFIFLKIHNGTDRKIGCLFIDNFLEICGILCQQGLADFPVRSSLRIAYFSLFLLVTVLSAAYSAALISFLTSTTHILPFHSLESFVEDGTYQLAVVRGSAYYDKFANSRDPLAKKLMKLMLEDKKLPLTEQEAYKRICKNQKLAIYSIQHNTPVNLEIPCNVVRIDTGHVNSIAMILSKHNPFTNVINFQLQKFFGNGIMSRLKNLPFEKKSNDMIKHQPVPVTSVISLLIFILIGIVLSTCILIIEKFIFTHKRKKISMVHHIPSIKSSTFYVKRKKSLRNITKHHVNHKCL; from the exons ATGTTCCTTATTCGATTAAACATactcgtctttctttttcttccaaaaaATGCAAAATCGCAAGATTTTTTCAACGCCGACAAACAAACACCTTTCATTTTAGATATTTGCAAATTATCCGCATCGAAATCTGTAATTTTCTTACACTATGAATCTATAAAAG aGATGGAAATGACAACGATGATTTTCAAATGGAGACGTGCACTTTCTCGTGAAGGGATTGCGAGCACGAATTTGCATTTTTCACAATTGCACAAATCATCGTACTACGTAAAACAAATTGTACGACCGTATTACATAGCAGTGATCTCTAATAACAACGCGATTAATGCGTTCTCTTTAGCAACAAGTACCTTTGACATGTCTTCAGCTATGTGGCTAGTAATATTCATTTACAAGGAACATGGTTTCGATTATTGTCACAATCCACCAGGTAATATATTTCATCTAAAATTCGACTCAGAAATGTTAGTCCGTTGTGGTacggaaaatattttacggGAATGGTATTCGGTCGATACGAATCTAATCGAGATCAATGACGTAGCTATATGGAACTTAGAGAAAGGAATCACTAAAATGGTTACAAATTCTCTTTACGACAGAAGATATAATTTACAGGGTTTGATCATGAAAGCTGTTACAGTTaag ggTTCATCTTTcattaacgtaaaaaaaaatagcgaaTTAGGTGGTATTTTCAGTGAgctattaaatcaaatttgtaTTACTCTCAACGTTAGTTTCGACATTGTCTCGGAGGTAGAAGAGTTCGGAAGATGGAATCCAAATAAACAGACTTGGTCTGGAGCAATTGCAGAATTATATTCTGGACGTGccgatatttctctttcaggTTTTTCTATTACCAGTGCCAGATTGAATGTTGTTGACTTCACTCTTCCTATTACATACACCAAAAACCTTCTTGTTATTCAAGAACCAGAAAAATTCGGGATTAAATGGTCATCTCACTTTTTA aCTTTCACTAATTCTGTTTGGATTGCTATTCTTGGAATATTAATAGCTTCatcaatcttatttatttttctcaaaataCATAATGGTACTGATCGTAAAATAGGATGTTTATTCATCGATAATTTTCTGGAGATTTGTGGCATATTGTGCCAACAGGGACTAGCAG ATTTTCCTGTTAGATCTTCGCTAAGAATAGCAtacttctctttatttcttttggttACCGTCTTATCGGCCGCTTATTCAGCAGCTTTGATAAGTTTCTTAACGTCCACTACCCACATTTTACCTTTTCATTCATTAGAGAGCTTCGTTGAAGATGGTACTTACCAACTTGCCGTCGTTCGTGGTTCGGCTTATTATGATAAGTTTGCA aatTCGAGAGATCCACTCGCAAAGAAATTGATGAAGTTGATgttagaagataaaaaattgcCCCTTACTGAACAAGAAGCATATAAGAGA ATTTGTAAAAATCAGAAGCTAGCAATCTACTCAATTCAACACAATACGCCAGTAAATCTGGAAATTCCATGCAATGTAGTTCGTATTGATACAGGACATGTAAATAGTATTGCTATGATTTTATCTAAGCACAATCCATTCACTAACGTCATCAATTTTCA GTTGCAGAAATTTTTCGGCAATGGCATTATGagtcgtttgaaaaatttaccatttgaaaagaaatccaATGATATGATAAAGCATCAACCGGTTCCCGTAACCAGCGTAATATCACTTCTTATCTTTATCCTAATTGGAATCGTTTTGAGTACTTGTATTCTGATTAtagaaaagtttatttttactcataaaaggaaaaaaatatcgatggtACATCATATTCCGTCAATTAAATCCTCAACGttttatgtaaaaagaaagaaaagtttaagaaatattacaaaacaTCACGTGAATCATAAATGTTTATAA